The Megalopta genalis isolate 19385.01 chromosome 12, iyMegGena1_principal, whole genome shotgun sequence genome window below encodes:
- the LOC117217480 gene encoding uncharacterized protein LOC117217480 isoform X3 has translation MSKSGSRYGRRSNWFKIHCLLQEQANGSQAVNVTPGPGSPFGPAFLPGYLPQTQSQQASPSQEDLALQSHLLHVAMLKKRRKVDDESPLPEDMALLKKRRNVDDKSPHPDDVALQNQLRLLAWQKERERVSSNPQQPPTTPPRNTTPLPFYKQQQQHAVSPMFPMNFAQKDVCVPSSPSEVFRPYLPTYKRRADTPSDSGASSVDGDADGDGDADGDGDGDGDGDGDGDGGDGQDTESRSNSALSYFKARAASPTLSERDFLPRKFRATVTLTTGFHPHHSLGLIYPPPGLVTPAASQHSPRGGDLLLVSPSPGGLAVEQDEPIDLSVRSGRSSPRPSQLSEEDNRSMENVCKLNSPAKEEATTKSKPLDLRLGVRPAELPLSL, from the coding sequence ATGTCGAAGTCGGGCTCCCGGTATGGTCGTCGCTCGAACTGGTTCAAGATCCACTGTCTCCTGCAGGAACAAGCCAACGGCAGTCAGGCCGTGAACGTGACCCCTGGCCCTGGATCTCCGTTCGGTCCAGCTTTCCTGCCCGGTTACCTGCCTCAGACTCAGAGTCAACAGGCCTCACCTAGTCAGGAGGACCTAGCCCTCCAATCGCACCTCCTACACGTGGCGATGCTGAAGAAACGGCGCAAGGTGGACGACGAGTCGCCTCTCCCGGAGGACATGGCGCTACTGAAGAAACGGCGCAACGTGGACGACAAGTCGCCTCACCCGGACGACGTGGCTCTGCAGAACCAGTTACGCCTGCTGGCCTGGCAGAAGGAGCGCGAAAGGGTAAGCAGCAATCCTCAGCAGCCCCCCACAACACCGCCCAGGAACACCACACCTCTCCCTTTCTAcaaacaacagcaacagcacGCGGTTTCGCCGATGTTCCCCATGAATTTTGCTCAAAAGGACGTCTGCGTGCCGTCCAGCCCTTCGGAAGTCTTCAGACCCTACCTTCCGACGTACAAAAGGAGGGCGGACACGCCCAGCGATAGCGGCGCGTCGTCGGTCGACGGCGACGccgacggcgatggcgacgccgacggcgatggcgacggcgacggcgatggcgacggtgACGGTGACGGTGGCGACGGCCAGGACACCGAATCTAGAAGCAACTCGGCGCTGAGTTATTTCAAGGCCAGGGCAGCGTCCCCGACTCTCTCGGAGAGGGATTTCCTGCCCAGGAAGTTCAGAGCCACCGTCACCCTGACGACTGGATTTCACCCTCACCATAGTCTAGGTCTGATCTATCCGCCGCCAGGCTTGGTGACGCCAGCAGCGTCCCAGCACTCGCCCAGAGGCGGCGATTTGCTGCTGGTTAGTCCCAGCCCAGGCGGCCTAGCCGTCGAACAGGACGAGCCGATCGATCTCAGCGTCCGATCCGGCAGAAGCTCCCCGAGACCGAGTCAATTGTCCGAGGAGGACAACAGGTCTATGGAGAACGTCTGCAAACTGAACAGCCCGGCGAAGGAGGAGGCGACCACCAAGAGCAAACCGTTGGACCTGAGGCTGGGAGTGAGGCCGGCGGAGCTGCCGTTGTCGTTGTGA